In a genomic window of Tepidamorphus gemmatus:
- a CDS encoding DUF1579 family protein, with amino-acid sequence MRRLLSIFPMSATLLLALPANPASADALLDSLKGTWRGSGAVRTSGSTPSEKVVCRVEGAMDGPGDLLKLDGRCGGEGFTGTFQVTIAYDAGRGRYTAVWRDSLGSKSPPLTGLKSGNRVVFRIGHNDFESEGRAVSTLVVDPQSATRLRITGQTIPAHGGAEFVSADLVFDRS; translated from the coding sequence ATGCGCCGTCTTCTGTCCATCTTCCCGATGTCGGCTACCTTGCTGCTGGCGCTGCCCGCCAATCCCGCATCCGCCGATGCACTTCTGGACAGTCTCAAGGGGACCTGGCGGGGCTCCGGCGCCGTGCGCACCTCCGGCAGCACGCCCAGCGAGAAGGTCGTCTGCCGGGTCGAGGGCGCCATGGATGGGCCCGGTGACCTTCTGAAGCTCGACGGCCGCTGCGGCGGCGAGGGTTTTACCGGAACATTTCAGGTGACAATCGCCTACGACGCCGGCCGAGGGCGCTATACGGCCGTGTGGCGCGACTCGCTCGGCTCCAAGAGTCCGCCGCTGACAGGTCTCAAATCCGGCAATCGGGTCGTCTTCCGCATCGGCCACAACGATTTCGAGTCCGAGGGCCGCGCGGTCTCCACGCTCGTGGTCGATCCGCAGTCGGCGACACGACTGCGCATCACCGGCCAGACCATCCCGGCACACGGCGGTGCCGAATTCGTCTCGGCAGACCTCGTCTTCGACCGGAGCTGA
- a CDS encoding YcjF family protein has product MTNERIRRPVAFRLSDPGVTVEEPAVTSAGRRKAAGAVVIPEPDISGSDIGPGTLPGPLVPRRRGLPWGRIFAGTVATFLTFAVGVWVTDFVVSLFQRDDVLGWIAAVLATAVALGLAGLVGREAVGLARLARVTRLRADAEAAASADDREAARAIVRQVIALYATRPETARARAEVEDHAGEIIDGRDLLRLAERELMVRIDREARALVTGAAQRVSVVTAMSPRALIDIVYVIVETLRLVRRIATLYGGRPSGLAMIRLMRLAIGHLAVTGGMALGDGLVQQLVGHGLAARLSARLGEGMINGMMTARIGLAALDVCRPLPWLAGPPPGLGDVMATLAGTGLKKDD; this is encoded by the coding sequence ATGACCAACGAGCGTATCAGACGTCCGGTCGCGTTCCGGCTGAGCGATCCGGGCGTGACGGTGGAGGAGCCCGCGGTGACATCCGCCGGCCGCCGCAAGGCGGCTGGCGCAGTGGTGATCCCGGAACCCGACATCTCCGGCTCCGACATCGGTCCGGGCACCCTGCCGGGTCCGCTCGTCCCGCGGCGGCGCGGTCTGCCATGGGGCCGCATTTTCGCCGGAACTGTCGCGACGTTCCTGACCTTCGCGGTCGGTGTCTGGGTCACCGACTTCGTCGTGTCGCTGTTCCAGCGCGACGATGTGCTGGGGTGGATCGCGGCGGTGCTCGCCACCGCGGTCGCACTGGGCCTGGCCGGCCTGGTCGGGCGCGAGGCCGTCGGCCTCGCCCGCCTCGCACGCGTCACCCGGTTGCGTGCGGATGCCGAGGCCGCCGCCAGCGCCGACGATCGCGAGGCGGCGCGCGCGATCGTCCGACAGGTCATCGCGCTCTATGCCACCCGCCCGGAGACGGCCCGTGCACGCGCCGAGGTGGAGGACCATGCCGGCGAGATCATCGACGGCCGCGATCTCCTGCGGCTCGCCGAGCGCGAACTGATGGTTCGCATCGACCGCGAGGCTCGTGCGCTCGTCACAGGCGCCGCCCAGCGGGTCTCGGTGGTGACAGCCATGAGTCCGCGCGCACTGATCGACATCGTCTACGTGATCGTCGAGACGCTGCGGCTCGTGCGCCGGATCGCGACGCTGTATGGCGGCCGCCCGTCGGGGCTGGCGATGATCCGGCTGATGCGGCTCGCGATCGGCCACCTCGCCGTGACCGGTGGCATGGCACTCGGCGACGGGCTGGTGCAACAGCTTGTCGGCCACGGCCTCGCCGCCCGGCTGTCCGCCCGCCTCGGCGAGGGCATGATAAACGGCATGATGACAGCGCGGATCGGCCTCGCTGCGCTGGACGTGTGCCGTCCCCTGCCCTGGCTCGCTGGCCCGCCGCCGGGCCTCGGCGACGTGATGGCGACGCTGGCGGGCACCGGACTGAAGAAAGACGATTGA
- a CDS encoding YcjX family protein, protein MASITIADEARLAVGNILDFATGLVTPTLRLGVTGLSRAGKTVFITALVHNLVHGGRLPVFDAMSQGRLVRARLDPQPDDDIPRFAYEDHVAALTGPDRHWPDSTRRVSELRVTIDYESATFWGRNLGPGRLHLDIVDYPGEWLLDLPLLAQSYAEWSSRAVALSRRPPRDRLASAWHAHLNTLDPAAPEDEAAARRAAELFTGYLRDCRDERFSLSALPPGRFLMPGDLEGSPALTFAPLDIAPDARAPRGSLQAMMERRYEAYKSVVVKPFFRDHFARLDRQIVLVDALQALNAGPSALADLESALSEILACFRPGRTSWLSRILTRRVDRILFAATKADHLHHRSHDRLEAILSRIVRTAADRASFAGAAVDVVALASVRATREARVRQGREMLDCIVGVPEAGQTVNGELLDGTEEIAIFPGDLPENPDSVFETPESIFQVPESVSEEAAETYRFIRFRPPRVQRTAEGATLSLPHIRLDRTLQFLIGDRLA, encoded by the coding sequence TTGGCATCGATCACCATCGCCGACGAGGCACGTCTGGCCGTCGGCAACATCCTCGATTTCGCGACCGGCCTGGTCACCCCCACGCTCCGCCTCGGCGTGACCGGCCTGTCGCGGGCAGGCAAGACCGTGTTCATCACCGCGCTCGTGCACAACCTCGTTCACGGTGGGCGGCTGCCGGTCTTCGATGCCATGTCGCAGGGGCGGCTGGTGCGCGCCCGCCTCGACCCGCAACCCGATGATGACATCCCCCGCTTCGCATATGAGGACCATGTCGCCGCGCTGACGGGTCCCGACCGCCACTGGCCGGACTCGACACGCCGGGTCAGCGAATTGCGGGTCACGATCGACTACGAGTCCGCCACCTTCTGGGGCCGCAATCTTGGACCGGGACGGCTGCATCTCGACATCGTCGACTATCCGGGCGAATGGCTGCTCGACCTGCCACTGCTCGCCCAGAGCTACGCCGAATGGTCGTCGCGCGCCGTCGCGCTTTCCCGCCGCCCGCCCCGCGACAGGCTTGCGAGCGCATGGCACGCGCATCTGAACACGCTCGATCCCGCGGCGCCCGAGGACGAGGCGGCGGCCCGGCGGGCGGCGGAGCTGTTCACCGGATATCTGCGCGACTGCCGGGACGAGCGATTCTCGCTGTCGGCACTGCCACCTGGCCGCTTCCTGATGCCGGGCGACCTTGAGGGTTCGCCCGCGCTCACCTTCGCGCCCCTCGACATCGCGCCTGACGCCCGCGCGCCGCGCGGCTCGCTGCAGGCGATGATGGAACGCCGCTACGAGGCCTACAAGTCGGTCGTCGTAAAGCCGTTCTTCCGCGATCACTTTGCCCGGCTCGATAGGCAGATCGTCCTCGTCGATGCCCTCCAGGCGCTCAACGCCGGTCCCTCCGCCCTGGCCGACCTCGAATCCGCGCTCAGCGAGATCCTCGCCTGCTTCCGACCTGGCCGTACCTCCTGGCTGTCGCGCATTCTGACGCGCCGGGTCGACCGCATCCTGTTCGCCGCCACAAAGGCCGATCATCTGCACCACCGCAGCCACGACAGGCTGGAAGCGATCCTCAGCCGCATCGTCCGCACGGCCGCCGATCGCGCCTCGTTTGCCGGTGCCGCCGTCGACGTCGTGGCCCTCGCCTCGGTGCGGGCGACCCGGGAAGCGCGCGTCAGACAGGGTCGGGAGATGCTCGACTGCATCGTCGGCGTCCCGGAGGCCGGACAGACCGTCAATGGCGAGCTGCTCGATGGAACCGAGGAAATCGCCATATTTCCCGGCGACTTGCCTGAGAATCCGGATTCAGTTTTCGAAACCCCTGAATCGATCTTTCAAGTCCCTGAATCGGTGTCTGAAGAAGCCGCCGAGACCTACCGGTTCATACGGTTCCGTCCGCCTCGCGTTCAGCGCACCGCCGAGGGAGCGACCCTGTCGCTGCCGCATATCCGCCTCGACCGGACGCTGCAGTTCCTGATCGGAGACCGGCTGGCATGA
- a CDS encoding SixA phosphatase family protein translates to MPRLLLLRHAKSSWEDPSRTDFERPLNSRGRSSAPLMGAFMAQRGLLPQRVVCSAAQRAVETLALILPHLSTDMDITVTRRLYEADGEGYLKAIRTAGGTAETLLLVGHNPAMEDVAGILAAAGEATALAEMQSKFPTCGLAVIDFDQPRWRDVGPGAGRLTGFHTPASVGS, encoded by the coding sequence ATGCCCCGCCTCCTGCTGCTGCGCCATGCGAAGTCTTCCTGGGAGGATCCGTCCCGGACCGACTTCGAGCGTCCGCTGAACAGCCGTGGCCGGTCCAGTGCGCCGCTGATGGGTGCGTTCATGGCGCAGCGCGGCCTGCTGCCGCAGCGGGTCGTCTGCTCCGCCGCCCAGCGCGCCGTCGAAACACTTGCGCTGATCCTGCCGCACCTGTCGACCGACATGGACATAACCGTCACCCGGCGGCTCTACGAGGCCGACGGCGAGGGCTACCTCAAGGCGATCCGGACGGCCGGCGGCACCGCCGAGACGCTGCTGTTGGTCGGCCACAATCCGGCGATGGAAGATGTCGCCGGGATCCTGGCAGCGGCCGGCGAGGCTACAGCTCTGGCCGAGATGCAATCGAAGTTCCCGACCTGCGGCCTTGCCGTCATCGACTTCGACCAGCCGCGATGGCGCGATGTCGGGCCCGGTGCCGGACGCCTGACCGGATTCCACACGCCGGCCAGCGTCGGCAGCTGA
- a CDS encoding crotonase/enoyl-CoA hydratase family protein, which translates to MTEQIVRSCDDGVMVLRLNRPDKRNAMTGAMYQALADALTDAEADLGIRAIVLLGTPGTFCAGNDINDFLSRSPDTPSQPVQAFLYALARSSVPMVAGVDGDAVGIGTTMLLHCDMVLATPRARLRLPFVNLGIVPEAGSTLLLPRIMGHARAAELVMLGEPVGASRAVELGLVNRLVEPDALEAETLAVASRLAAQPPGALRDTKRLLKGDRGALEATIAEEIRIVAKRLGSAEAREAFTAFLEKRPPDFSKLR; encoded by the coding sequence ATGACCGAACAGATCGTGCGAAGCTGCGATGACGGCGTGATGGTGCTGCGGCTGAACCGTCCGGACAAGAGGAATGCCATGACCGGCGCCATGTATCAGGCGCTCGCCGATGCGCTGACAGACGCCGAAGCGGATCTCGGCATCCGGGCGATCGTGCTCCTGGGCACGCCGGGAACGTTCTGCGCAGGCAACGATATCAACGACTTCCTCAGCCGATCACCGGACACCCCGTCGCAACCCGTCCAAGCGTTCCTGTACGCACTGGCAAGGTCGAGCGTGCCGATGGTGGCCGGCGTCGACGGCGATGCGGTCGGCATCGGCACGACGATGCTGCTTCATTGCGACATGGTGCTCGCCACGCCTCGCGCGCGGCTGCGCCTGCCCTTCGTCAATCTCGGCATCGTCCCGGAGGCCGGCTCGACGCTGCTCCTGCCGCGCATTATGGGGCATGCCCGCGCGGCGGAGCTGGTGATGCTCGGCGAGCCCGTGGGCGCAAGCCGGGCCGTCGAGCTCGGCCTCGTCAACCGTCTGGTCGAGCCGGACGCGCTGGAGGCGGAGACGCTGGCGGTCGCATCCCGTCTGGCCGCACAGCCGCCGGGCGCGCTGCGCGACACCAAGCGACTGCTGAAGGGCGACCGGGGAGCACTCGAGGCCACCATCGCCGAGGAGATTCGTATCGTCGCCAAGCGGCTGGGCTCAGCGGAGGCGCGAGAGGCCTTCACAGCCTTCCTCGAGAAGCGCCCTCCGGACTTCTCGAAGCTCCGCTGA
- a CDS encoding BA14K family protein yields MAGSAAAQSHAACDAYARDYAKNVSSGAEVIGGAAIGAGIGAVAGAIIGGNSRSAGTGALIGGGTGAVAGAATHSQRYKDAYNYAYYNCMNQRAAVPASGGYQPWTPAWYQYCSSKYKSFNPQTGYYTTYGGQKKFCQ; encoded by the coding sequence ATGGCCGGATCTGCCGCCGCCCAGTCGCATGCCGCCTGCGACGCCTATGCGCGCGACTATGCCAAGAACGTGTCCAGCGGTGCAGAGGTGATCGGCGGCGCGGCGATCGGCGCCGGCATCGGTGCGGTCGCCGGGGCGATCATCGGCGGCAACAGCCGCAGCGCTGGCACGGGCGCGCTCATCGGCGGCGGCACCGGGGCGGTGGCCGGCGCCGCAACGCATTCGCAGCGCTACAAGGATGCCTACAACTACGCCTACTACAACTGCATGAACCAGCGCGCGGCGGTTCCCGCCAGCGGCGGCTATCAGCCCTGGACTCCGGCCTGGTATCAGTACTGTTCGTCGAAGTACAAGTCGTTCAACCCTCAGACCGGCTACTACACCACCTACGGTGGTCAGAAGAAGTTCTGCCAGTAG
- a CDS encoding fasciclin domain-containing protein, with translation MILCRNALFGAAAILAAVVSAPALAGSGKTIVDAAAASPDHTTLVAAVTAAGLADTLAAEGPFTVFAPVNEAFAALPEGTVDTLLEPANKDQLVAVLTYHVVPGRLEAADLVEKAKAGGGTATVETVQGENLTVSLDGDAVIVTDAKGGSATVTVADLGQANGVIHVIDAVLLP, from the coding sequence ATGATCCTTTGCAGAAATGCCCTGTTCGGTGCGGCGGCGATCCTCGCCGCCGTCGTGTCCGCGCCGGCCCTTGCCGGTTCCGGCAAGACCATCGTCGATGCAGCTGCCGCCTCCCCGGACCATACCACCCTCGTCGCCGCCGTGACAGCCGCCGGGCTGGCCGACACGCTCGCCGCCGAAGGGCCGTTCACCGTCTTCGCGCCAGTCAATGAGGCCTTCGCCGCGTTGCCCGAGGGAACGGTCGACACGCTGCTGGAGCCGGCCAACAAGGACCAGCTCGTCGCCGTGCTGACCTACCACGTGGTGCCGGGCCGGCTCGAGGCCGCCGATCTCGTCGAAAAGGCCAAGGCCGGCGGCGGTACCGCCACGGTCGAGACCGTCCAGGGCGAGAACCTGACCGTCTCTCTGGATGGTGACGCGGTCATCGTGACCGACGCCAAGGGCGGGTCCGCGACCGTGACCGTGGCCGATCTCGGCCAGGCGAACGGCGTCATCCACGTCATCGACGCGGTCCTGCTTCCCTGA